The Lysobacter gummosus genome includes a region encoding these proteins:
- a CDS encoding AraC family transcriptional regulator, with amino-acid sequence MQGVPAQFVDAFDAAQFRQPAHRPGVELYRAHIVRHAFEPHTHEAYGLGAIESGVERFRYRGSDHLAPPDSLVLMNPDMLHTGRAETEGGWRYRMVYVDPDAAAEITGEAGWWFDDAVRHDPVRARRISARLDSLWHARDPLEFDSQLYALLIEFRDHARIPHRVRDEAAARFAPVIDYLRAHLADRLTLDELAAVAGLSPFHFLRRFRAQHHVTPQQMLMALRLHEAKRLLAAGIAPARIAADTGLTDQAHLTRAFLRRYGVTPARYQRQIRGD; translated from the coding sequence ATGCAAGGCGTGCCCGCCCAATTCGTCGATGCCTTCGATGCCGCGCAATTCCGGCAGCCCGCGCATCGCCCGGGCGTCGAGCTGTACCGCGCGCATATCGTCCGCCACGCGTTCGAGCCGCACACCCACGAGGCCTACGGCCTGGGCGCGATCGAATCGGGGGTCGAACGCTTCCGTTACCGCGGCAGCGATCACCTCGCGCCGCCGGACTCGCTGGTGCTGATGAATCCCGACATGCTGCACACCGGCCGCGCCGAAACCGAAGGCGGCTGGCGCTATCGCATGGTCTATGTCGATCCCGACGCCGCCGCCGAAATCACCGGCGAAGCCGGCTGGTGGTTCGACGACGCGGTGCGCCACGATCCGGTCCGCGCGCGTCGCATCAGCGCACGACTGGACTCGCTGTGGCATGCGCGCGATCCGCTGGAGTTCGACAGCCAGCTGTACGCGCTGCTGATCGAATTCCGCGACCATGCCCGCATCCCGCACCGCGTACGCGACGAGGCGGCCGCGCGATTCGCTCCGGTCATCGACTATCTGCGCGCGCATCTGGCCGATCGCCTCACCCTGGACGAACTGGCCGCGGTCGCCGGCCTGAGCCCGTTCCACTTCCTGCGCCGCTTCCGCGCCCAGCATCACGTCACCCCGCAGCAGATGCTGATGGCGCTGCGCCTGCACGAAGCCAAGCGCCTGCTCGCCGCCGGCATCGCCCCGGCGCGCATCGCCGCCGACACCGGCCTCACCGATCAGGCGCATCTGACCCGCGCCTTCCTGCGCCGCTACGGCGTCACACCCGCGCGTTACCAAAGGCAGATCCGCGGCGACTGA
- a CDS encoding DMT family transporter, which translates to MLLGTLYALLAGLLWGLVFVGPLLLPEYPAALQSVGRYLAFGLIALPLAWLDRKALRQLTRVDWIEALKLAAIGNLLYYLCLASAIQRAGGPLPTMIIGTLPVVIAISANLRDARRDGRLPWASLAPSLLLIAAGIGCVNQVELQALRADANADIGRYALGGLLAFGAVACWTWYPLRNADWLRAHPGRSPRTWATAQGIAVLPLALIGYIALWAYMGVSHDSFPMPFGPRPGFFIALMVAIGLFASWVGTLCWNEASQRLPTALAGQLIVFETLFALTYAFILRGRLPQPLTLLGIALLIAGVVWALRVKPVALPDTQAGSAH; encoded by the coding sequence ATGCTGCTAGGAACCCTCTACGCTCTTCTCGCCGGCCTGCTCTGGGGACTGGTCTTCGTCGGCCCGCTGCTGTTGCCGGAGTATCCGGCCGCGCTGCAATCGGTCGGCCGTTACCTTGCCTTCGGCCTGATCGCCCTGCCGCTGGCGTGGCTGGATCGCAAGGCGCTGCGGCAACTGACGCGCGTGGACTGGATCGAGGCGCTGAAACTGGCGGCGATCGGCAACCTGCTCTACTACCTGTGCCTGGCCAGCGCGATCCAGCGCGCCGGCGGGCCGTTGCCGACGATGATCATCGGCACCCTGCCGGTGGTGATCGCGATCAGCGCCAACCTGCGCGACGCGCGACGCGACGGCCGCCTGCCGTGGGCGAGCCTGGCGCCGTCGCTGCTGCTGATCGCCGCCGGCATCGGCTGCGTCAACCAGGTGGAATTGCAGGCGCTGCGCGCCGACGCCAATGCCGACATCGGCCGCTACGCGCTCGGCGGCCTGCTCGCCTTCGGCGCGGTCGCGTGCTGGACCTGGTATCCGCTGCGCAACGCCGATTGGCTGCGCGCGCATCCGGGCCGCAGCCCGCGCACCTGGGCCACCGCGCAAGGCATCGCTGTGCTGCCGTTGGCGTTGATCGGCTACATCGCCCTGTGGGCTTACATGGGCGTCAGCCACGACAGTTTCCCGATGCCGTTCGGTCCCAGGCCGGGATTCTTCATCGCCCTGATGGTCGCCATCGGCCTGTTCGCATCGTGGGTCGGCACCTTGTGCTGGAACGAAGCCAGCCAGCGTTTGCCGACCGCGCTGGCCGGGCAGTTGATCGTATTCGAAACCTTGTTCGCGCTGACCTACGCCTTCATCCTGCGCGGCCGCCTCCCGCAGCCGCTGACCTTGCTCGGCATCGCCTTGTTGATCGCCGGCGTCGTGTGGGCATTGCGGGTGAAGCCGGTCGCCTTGCCTGATACACAGGCGGGTTCCGCACACTGA
- a CDS encoding HpcH/HpaI aldolase family protein, with protein MSRYIGLLNSLPAPLLCEMIGRAGYDFIVLDLEHLLVTPDQLQHAIRACELGGCEPWVRVPEVDVKLIGRVLDAGAKGIVIPRLETVDEAMRAVSAARFPPLGRRGITGGRVTGFGQIGLNEYIKTANRQIRVIPMIESAAGVAALSEILAVPGISMVLEGALDLALDLGLGPNPTHPDVWTALQRIAERCRAAGVAFCANPRNDEQREHWEKQGITWWLAGEDRGVLQAALRNHLSVLRKN; from the coding sequence ATGAGCCGTTACATCGGATTGCTCAATTCGCTGCCCGCGCCGTTGCTGTGCGAAATGATCGGGCGCGCGGGTTACGACTTCATCGTGCTGGATCTGGAGCATCTGCTGGTGACTCCGGATCAGCTGCAGCATGCGATCCGCGCCTGCGAACTCGGCGGTTGCGAACCGTGGGTGCGGGTGCCGGAAGTGGACGTGAAACTGATCGGGCGGGTGCTGGATGCCGGCGCGAAAGGCATCGTCATTCCGCGTCTGGAAACTGTCGATGAGGCGATGCGCGCGGTAAGCGCGGCGCGTTTTCCTCCGCTGGGACGGCGCGGAATCACCGGCGGCCGGGTGACCGGCTTCGGCCAGATCGGGCTGAACGAATACATCAAGACCGCGAATCGCCAAATCCGCGTAATACCGATGATCGAAAGCGCCGCCGGCGTGGCGGCGCTGAGCGAGATTCTGGCCGTGCCGGGCATATCGATGGTGCTGGAAGGCGCGCTGGATCTCGCGCTCGATCTCGGCTTGGGGCCGAACCCGACGCACCCGGACGTATGGACGGCGCTGCAGCGCATCGCCGAGCGATGCCGCGCGGCCGGCGTTGCGTTCTGCGCCAATCCGCGCAACGACGAACAGCGCGAACACTGGGAAAAACAGGGCATTACATGGTGGCTGGCCGGTGAGGACCGTGGCGTTCTGCAAGCCGCGTTGCGCAATCACTTGAGCGTGCTGCGCAAGAACTGA
- a CDS encoding ATP-grasp domain-containing protein, with amino-acid sequence MDANPLVILTHVRHPAVTEGFIPAAQRLGLPVVLLTDCRLDHLEYFSANPEFAPQQIIECDVFNPLSAIDALRTLDIQPAAVFSNSDHLQTSAALVAQGFDVPGKDWRVCYAAKNKAAMRKRLRDLGLPTPWFHSWTQGQPLPADARFPVVAKPREGVASLDVQLCASVEELQAYGQKYWSRFPGRTVLLESFLRGPLFTLETLSDGRCTRAVGGFAVRLSEPPHFIELEATWNGPVGLRHREQALAQVLAFGVGFGVCHSEFVLTENGPVLIEINYRSIGDGREFMLDRLFDGRWFEHALRLHLGQSLDLQAWQTPKQGLVRYYVAGNAGRLVQASEDRTQASPRSHAVYRSLRKQGEEVRLSQSNKDYLGALSVIADSEADLAQALSVVEPQLHWEIRA; translated from the coding sequence ATGGACGCTAATCCCTTGGTGATCCTCACCCACGTCCGCCACCCCGCCGTCACGGAGGGATTCATCCCCGCCGCGCAACGTCTGGGGCTTCCGGTCGTGCTGCTCACCGATTGCCGCCTCGATCACCTGGAATACTTCAGCGCGAATCCCGAATTCGCGCCGCAGCAGATCATCGAGTGCGATGTGTTCAACCCACTTAGTGCGATCGACGCGCTGCGCACGCTGGACATTCAACCGGCGGCGGTGTTCTCCAACAGCGATCATCTGCAGACCTCCGCGGCGCTGGTGGCGCAAGGCTTCGACGTGCCCGGCAAGGATTGGCGCGTGTGCTACGCCGCCAAGAACAAGGCCGCCATGCGCAAGCGTCTGCGCGATCTGGGCCTGCCGACGCCGTGGTTCCACAGTTGGACGCAGGGCCAACCGTTGCCGGCCGACGCGCGCTTCCCCGTGGTCGCCAAGCCGCGCGAGGGTGTCGCCAGCCTGGACGTGCAACTGTGCGCATCGGTCGAGGAACTGCAGGCCTACGGGCAAAAATACTGGAGCCGGTTCCCGGGCCGCACCGTGCTGCTCGAAAGCTTCCTGCGCGGGCCGTTGTTCACTCTGGAAACGCTCAGCGACGGCCGCTGCACCCGCGCCGTCGGCGGATTCGCCGTGCGCTTGTCCGAGCCGCCGCATTTCATCGAACTGGAAGCGACCTGGAACGGCCCCGTCGGCCTGCGCCATCGCGAACAGGCGCTGGCGCAGGTGCTGGCCTTCGGCGTCGGCTTCGGCGTCTGCCACAGCGAATTCGTGCTGACCGAGAACGGCCCGGTCCTGATCGAAATCAACTACCGCAGCATCGGCGACGGCCGCGAGTTCATGCTCGACCGCTTGTTCGACGGTCGCTGGTTCGAACACGCGCTGCGCCTGCATCTGGGGCAATCGCTGGATCTGCAGGCATGGCAGACGCCTAAGCAAGGCCTGGTGCGCTATTACGTGGCGGGCAATGCCGGCCGTCTGGTGCAGGCCAGCGAGGATCGCACGCAGGCATCGCCGCGATCCCACGCCGTTTACCGCAGTTTGCGCAAGCAGGGCGAAGAAGTGCGCCTGAGTCAATCGAACAAGGACTACCTCGGCGCGTTGAGCGTTATCGCCGACAGCGAAGCGGATCTGGCGCAGGCGCTGTCCGTGGTGGAACCGCAACTGCACTGGGAAATCCGCGCATGA
- a CDS encoding DUF5916 domain-containing protein, protein MSAVCAAFAAPCAHALDIDGRIDPQEWSQAQRIQEFRLTQPLSREPASQPTEAWLMATPQGLAVAFRNHQPAGVPRLRQHTQRDGDGTVDRVNLYVDFDGDGRAGYNFTVTLANSITDATITSENLFGNDWDGDWRHATSEDEEGWSAEMLIPWHIAPMRQREGMRTLGIQLDRVIASTGERTSWPAVHYTQARYLSAFNRIEVPAYKQSLLAITPYVVGVQDAVRHDSDFDGGVDLFWKPSGKFQLSATLNPDFGQVESDELTVNFSATETFNSDKRPFFTENQSFFDVQFGSYNNYSRLIYTRRVGGPADDGDGSGDVTAAVKLNGSAGGFNYGVFAASEGDEAGRDFYAARVTRDFAQLGLGAMVTRVERPWLDRDANVYEFDQRWTPNAQWAIRSAVVASDVQQAGRSFRDSGGQIRIDYDMGRGWRQQLYGLHLGRDLMLNDFGYLERNNFNYLRYDLGRRVTDLPADSAYAGHDWHYAVSRRYSDDGVHIADAFAVNRRSDTRDGGREFIEAAVWGRGHDDLITRGHGVLRVPEKMFLTYERLRPRKGESPWSLYTEAGYSADGLGGIDEGKLSLYLEPNYQYSDRLLLFAGIEYSHNPDWLLWRGDNRVATFRSDLLSLNAGLQWFIDDKQELRVRLETIGVDARTRQAYRVGSDGRALVVAEEVPDFSLRNLGFQVRYRYELAPLSYLYVAYVRGGEMFEEGMQEHNVGRQFSDAFDLRDSEQLLVKLSYRFEI, encoded by the coding sequence ATGTCCGCGGTTTGCGCCGCATTCGCCGCGCCCTGCGCGCACGCGCTGGACATCGACGGCCGCATCGATCCGCAGGAGTGGAGCCAGGCCCAGCGCATCCAGGAGTTCCGCCTGACACAGCCGTTGTCGCGCGAGCCGGCCTCGCAGCCGACCGAGGCCTGGCTGATGGCCACGCCGCAAGGCCTGGCGGTCGCGTTCCGCAATCACCAGCCCGCCGGCGTGCCGCGCCTGCGCCAGCATACCCAGCGCGACGGCGACGGCACCGTCGACCGGGTCAACCTGTACGTGGACTTCGACGGCGACGGCCGCGCCGGCTACAACTTCACCGTGACCCTGGCCAACAGCATCACCGACGCCACCATCACCAGCGAAAACCTGTTCGGCAACGATTGGGACGGCGACTGGCGCCATGCCACCAGCGAGGACGAGGAAGGCTGGTCGGCCGAGATGCTGATTCCCTGGCACATCGCGCCGATGCGCCAGCGCGAAGGCATGCGCACGCTAGGCATCCAACTGGACCGGGTGATCGCCTCCACCGGCGAGCGCACCTCGTGGCCCGCAGTGCACTACACCCAAGCGCGCTATCTGTCGGCGTTCAACCGCATCGAAGTACCGGCCTACAAACAATCGCTGCTGGCGATCACGCCCTACGTGGTCGGCGTGCAGGACGCGGTGCGCCACGACAGCGACTTCGACGGCGGCGTGGACCTGTTCTGGAAGCCCAGCGGCAAGTTCCAGCTCAGCGCGACCTTGAATCCGGATTTCGGCCAGGTCGAAAGCGACGAACTCACCGTCAACTTCAGCGCCACGGAAACCTTCAACAGCGACAAGCGGCCGTTCTTCACCGAGAACCAGAGCTTCTTCGACGTGCAGTTCGGCTCGTACAACAACTACAGCCGGCTGATCTACACCCGCCGCGTCGGCGGGCCGGCCGACGACGGCGATGGTTCGGGCGATGTCACCGCCGCGGTCAAGCTCAACGGCAGCGCGGGCGGATTCAACTACGGCGTGTTCGCGGCGAGCGAAGGCGACGAAGCCGGCCGCGACTTCTACGCCGCCCGGGTGACCCGCGACTTCGCCCAACTGGGCCTGGGCGCGATGGTCACGCGGGTGGAGCGGCCATGGCTGGACCGCGACGCCAACGTGTACGAATTCGATCAGCGCTGGACCCCGAACGCGCAGTGGGCGATCCGCAGCGCCGTGGTCGCTTCCGACGTGCAGCAGGCCGGCCGCAGCTTCCGCGACAGCGGCGGGCAGATCCGCATCGACTACGACATGGGCCGCGGCTGGCGCCAGCAACTGTACGGCCTGCATCTGGGCCGCGATCTGATGCTCAACGACTTCGGCTATCTGGAACGCAACAACTTCAACTACCTGCGCTACGACCTGGGCCGGCGCGTCACCGATCTGCCGGCCGATTCGGCCTACGCCGGGCACGACTGGCACTACGCGGTATCGCGCCGCTACAGCGACGATGGCGTGCATATCGCCGACGCCTTCGCGGTCAACCGCCGCAGCGACACCCGCGACGGCGGCCGCGAGTTCATCGAGGCGGCGGTGTGGGGCCGCGGCCACGACGATCTGATCACGCGCGGCCACGGCGTGCTGCGGGTGCCGGAGAAGATGTTCCTGACCTACGAGCGCCTGCGCCCGCGCAAGGGCGAGAGCCCGTGGTCGCTGTACACCGAGGCCGGCTACAGCGCCGATGGCCTGGGCGGCATCGACGAAGGCAAGCTGAGCCTGTATCTGGAGCCGAACTATCAGTACAGCGACCGCCTGCTGCTGTTCGCCGGCATCGAGTACAGCCACAACCCCGACTGGCTGCTGTGGCGCGGCGACAATCGCGTCGCAACCTTCCGCTCCGACCTGCTCAGCCTCAACGCCGGCCTGCAGTGGTTCATCGACGACAAGCAGGAACTGCGCGTGCGCCTGGAGACCATCGGCGTGGATGCGCGGACCCGGCAGGCCTATCGGGTCGGCAGCGATGGCCGCGCGCTGGTGGTCGCGGAAGAGGTTCCGGACTTCAGCCTGCGCAATCTGGGGTTCCAGGTTCGTTATCGTTATGAACTGGCGCCGCTGTCGTATCTGTATGTCGCCTATGTGCGTGGCGGCGAGATGTTCGAAGAGGGCATGCAGGAGCACAACGTGGGGCGGCAGTTCAGCGATGCCTTCGATCTGCGCGACAGCGAGCAGTTGCTGGTGAAGTTGTCGTATCGGTTCGAGATTTGA
- a CDS encoding TonB-dependent receptor family protein, translating to MRAVTLRPALLAFAVVSVCTAHAQSPAQPASDGAKTLATVRVHGRSEPSRAVETLQQARMRLDQRAGATGLIDAEAYRDRRVGTLTDALGYAAGVFVQPRFGAEEARLSIRGSGLQRIFHGRGLELLQDGSPLNLADGGFDFQAVEPLSARYIEVYRGANALEFGAATLGGAINFVSPTGYDAAPLTVRAEAGHFGYRRGQIAVAGVSGRADGYLSLSGLRQDGYRDHAEQENYRLFANAGYRFSDSLDGRVYLTHVDTRSALPGNLTRAESRRDPRLAAPGNIALNQRRDYRLDRVAGKLAWSPSPGDTLTLSAYYADKSLDHPIFQVLRQDSRDYGIDLRWRGESQWLGLRNVLIVGAAVAQGDTDDERYFNIAGHAGAPSNRFDQRARNSKLYAENQTWLNPQWVVSVGAQALRSQRRSRDLLIAGARDESFDADYSGISPKLGLRHVIDEHAQLYANLSRSLEPPSFGELSGGPGITPVDKQRADSGEIGLRLNGDALSLDVALYRARVKGELLSLSDGNGNPLGTINAGRTLHQGIELGLGWKFAGDFTLSANYLYNDFRFDGDRVHGDNDLAGVPPQQLRAELRWQPDPRLYIAPSVEWTPQDYYIDHANSFKAPGYTIAGLRVGGPIASQWSWFADARNLADKKWIASTNVIADARGLDGRNFLPGDGRAVYFGVEWRKD from the coding sequence ATGCGCGCCGTCACACTTCGTCCCGCCTTGCTCGCGTTCGCCGTCGTTTCCGTCTGCACCGCTCACGCTCAATCACCTGCGCAGCCGGCCAGCGACGGCGCCAAGACCCTCGCCACCGTGCGCGTGCACGGCCGCTCCGAACCTTCGCGCGCGGTGGAGACGCTGCAGCAAGCGCGCATGCGTCTGGACCAACGCGCCGGCGCGACCGGACTGATCGATGCCGAGGCCTATCGCGACCGCCGCGTCGGCACGCTCACCGATGCACTGGGTTATGCGGCCGGCGTGTTCGTGCAGCCGCGCTTCGGCGCGGAGGAAGCGCGGCTGTCGATTCGCGGTTCCGGATTGCAACGCATCTTCCACGGCCGCGGCCTGGAGTTGCTGCAGGACGGCAGCCCGCTCAACCTCGCCGACGGCGGCTTCGATTTCCAGGCGGTCGAACCGCTGTCGGCGCGCTACATCGAGGTGTATCGCGGCGCCAACGCGTTGGAATTCGGCGCGGCCACGCTCGGCGGCGCGATCAACTTCGTCTCGCCCACCGGCTACGACGCCGCGCCACTGACCGTGCGCGCCGAAGCCGGCCACTTCGGCTACCGGCGCGGCCAGATCGCCGTGGCCGGCGTATCCGGGCGGGCCGATGGTTACCTCAGCCTCAGCGGCTTGCGCCAGGACGGTTATCGCGATCACGCCGAGCAGGAGAACTATCGCTTGTTCGCCAACGCCGGCTATCGCTTCAGCGACAGCCTCGATGGACGCGTCTACCTCACCCATGTCGATACGCGCTCGGCTCTGCCCGGCAATCTGACCCGGGCCGAATCGCGCCGCGATCCGCGCCTGGCCGCGCCGGGCAATATCGCCCTGAACCAGCGCCGCGATTACCGACTCGACCGCGTCGCGGGCAAACTCGCCTGGTCGCCATCGCCGGGCGACACGCTGACGCTGTCGGCGTATTACGCGGACAAGTCGCTGGATCATCCGATATTTCAAGTGCTGCGCCAGGACAGCCGTGATTACGGCATCGACCTGCGCTGGCGCGGCGAATCCCAGTGGTTGGGCCTGCGCAACGTGCTGATCGTCGGCGCCGCTGTCGCTCAAGGCGATACCGACGACGAACGCTATTTCAATATCGCCGGCCACGCCGGCGCGCCCAGCAACCGCTTCGATCAGCGCGCGCGCAACAGCAAGCTCTACGCCGAAAACCAGACTTGGTTGAACCCGCAGTGGGTGGTGTCCGTGGGCGCGCAAGCGCTGCGCTCGCAACGACGTTCGCGCGATCTGTTGATCGCCGGCGCCCGCGACGAAAGCTTCGATGCGGATTATTCCGGTATCAGCCCCAAGCTCGGTCTGCGCCATGTAATCGATGAGCACGCACAGTTGTACGCCAACCTCAGCCGCAGCCTGGAACCGCCGAGCTTCGGCGAACTCAGCGGCGGGCCGGGCATCACCCCGGTGGACAAGCAGCGCGCCGACAGCGGCGAGATCGGTCTTCGCCTGAATGGCGATGCCTTGTCGCTGGATGTCGCCCTGTATCGCGCCCGGGTCAAGGGCGAGCTGCTTTCGCTCAGCGACGGCAACGGCAATCCGCTCGGCACCATCAACGCCGGGCGTACCTTGCATCAGGGCATCGAACTGGGCCTGGGCTGGAAATTCGCCGGCGATTTCACTTTGTCCGCGAACTATCTCTACAACGATTTCCGATTCGACGGCGACCGCGTCCACGGCGATAACGACCTGGCCGGCGTCCCGCCCCAGCAACTGCGCGCGGAACTGCGCTGGCAACCCGACCCGCGTTTGTATATCGCGCCCAGCGTGGAATGGACGCCGCAGGATTACTACATCGACCACGCGAACAGCTTCAAGGCTCCGGGCTACACCATCGCGGGGCTACGCGTGGGCGGCCCGATCGCCTCGCAGTGGAGCTGGTTCGCCGATGCGCGCAATCTCGCCGACAAGAAGTGGATCGCCAGCACCAATGTGATCGCCGATGCGCGCGGGTTGGATGGGCGTAATTTTCTGCCGGGCGACGGGCGGGCGGTTTATTTTGGGGTGGAGTGGCGGAAGGATTGA
- a CDS encoding PIN domain-containing protein, producing MNASAPRIVLDSNVCLDLFAFRDPAAAPLLAALRDGSLHAVTDTACREEWQRILDYPKLALDPAMRAACLRDYDELLHGHAHSPQDIDGVALPRCADADDQKFLELALAARARWLLTRDHALIVLGRRTAREGWFEIMTPRTWVALRTLRPEDR from the coding sequence ATGAACGCTTCCGCGCCGCGCATCGTCCTGGACAGCAACGTCTGCCTGGATCTGTTCGCCTTCCGCGATCCGGCGGCGGCGCCGTTGCTGGCGGCGTTGCGCGACGGTTCGCTGCATGCGGTCACCGATACCGCCTGCCGCGAAGAATGGCAGCGCATCCTCGACTATCCCAAGCTCGCGCTCGACCCGGCCATGCGCGCGGCGTGCCTGCGCGACTACGACGAATTGCTGCATGGGCACGCGCATTCGCCGCAGGACATCGACGGCGTCGCCTTGCCGCGCTGCGCCGACGCCGACGATCAGAAATTCCTCGAACTGGCGCTGGCCGCGCGGGCGCGCTGGTTGCTGACGCGCGATCACGCTCTGATCGTGCTCGGCCGCCGCACCGCGCGCGAGGGCTGGTTCGAGATCATGACGCCGCGCACCTGGGTGGCGCTGCGCACCTTGCGGCCCGAGGATCGCTGA
- a CDS encoding IucA/IucC family protein → MIAPSIVRDADADRAYVAWRIIDCCLREDVRGIVGRGGEAAAPADVVRAWGESEPPQLWWRVDHLPVGVLWLPIRRSDAMQNVSAISDGWVRQSVDGVVPEHGADAWLELIGRGMDEETVLLHRAYAEEAACAAQHRALARTAYEHNAPALANVLDSEGWTERALRIDQVASYRDHPFYPTARAKSGFDEAALRAYAPEFDPSFELRWLAVPKQALTQTTPPPAFWPRLRELGLAESFETTHSAMPVHPLTWSRLDEFPLPPDTLRAPLAYLRVRPTLSVRTVMPVDHPRQHIKLPLLMRTLGALNLRLIKPSTLYDGHWFQRVLSEIGATDPALRGRFLHVDEAHGGHVDEAKHLAYLVREYPQSLEGGTLVPVAALCSAMPDGRPFAQHLADRFHDGDLLAWWQDYAKLLCEVHLRLWLSYGVALESNQQNAVLIYRADAPPRLLMKDNDSARVLRSRLRFRLSDVDRHGPLRDERIAVGDDDALARMFCTITLQLCLVAVLEGVAAGDAPLRGAMYRTLREALSSALQGLQAEGIDTAPAWALLRAPRLPVKYLLCAGSLYSKKATGAADINKFYGDSGPNFMLATAEDDDGVVPAPRTASEPASEAA, encoded by the coding sequence ATGATCGCGCCCTCGATCGTGCGCGATGCCGATGCCGACCGCGCCTACGTCGCCTGGCGCATCATCGATTGCTGCTTGCGCGAGGATGTGCGCGGCATCGTCGGCCGAGGCGGCGAAGCGGCTGCGCCGGCCGATGTCGTCCGGGCCTGGGGCGAAAGCGAGCCGCCGCAACTGTGGTGGCGCGTCGATCACCTCCCCGTCGGCGTGTTGTGGTTGCCGATCCGCCGCAGCGACGCCATGCAGAACGTGAGCGCGATCAGCGACGGCTGGGTCAGGCAGAGCGTCGACGGTGTCGTGCCGGAACACGGCGCCGATGCCTGGCTGGAGCTGATCGGCCGGGGCATGGACGAGGAAACCGTGCTCCTGCACCGCGCCTACGCGGAAGAAGCCGCCTGCGCCGCGCAGCACCGCGCCTTGGCGCGCACGGCTTACGAACACAACGCACCTGCGCTGGCGAACGTGCTCGACAGCGAAGGCTGGACCGAGCGCGCGCTGCGCATCGATCAGGTGGCCAGCTATCGCGACCATCCCTTTTATCCCACCGCCCGCGCCAAGTCCGGTTTCGATGAAGCCGCGCTGCGCGCCTACGCGCCCGAGTTCGATCCGAGCTTCGAACTGCGCTGGCTGGCGGTGCCCAAGCAGGCACTGACGCAGACCACGCCGCCGCCGGCATTCTGGCCGCGCCTGCGCGAGCTGGGACTGGCGGAATCGTTCGAGACCACGCATTCGGCCATGCCGGTGCATCCGCTGACTTGGTCGCGGCTCGACGAGTTTCCGTTGCCGCCCGATACCTTGCGCGCGCCGCTGGCGTATCTGCGCGTGCGGCCGACGCTGTCGGTGCGTACCGTCATGCCGGTCGATCACCCTCGCCAGCACATCAAGCTGCCCTTGCTGATGCGCACGCTGGGTGCGCTCAACCTGCGGCTGATCAAGCCCTCGACGCTGTACGACGGGCATTGGTTCCAGCGCGTGCTCAGCGAAATCGGCGCGACCGATCCGGCGTTGCGCGGACGTTTCCTGCATGTCGATGAAGCCCACGGCGGCCATGTCGATGAGGCCAAGCATCTGGCCTATCTGGTGCGCGAATACCCGCAATCCCTCGAAGGCGGCACGTTGGTGCCGGTGGCGGCGCTGTGCAGCGCGATGCCCGATGGCCGGCCGTTCGCGCAGCATCTGGCCGATCGCTTCCACGACGGCGATCTGCTGGCCTGGTGGCAGGACTACGCGAAACTGTTGTGCGAGGTGCATCTGCGCCTTTGGCTGAGCTACGGCGTGGCGCTGGAGTCTAATCAGCAGAACGCGGTGTTGATCTATCGCGCCGATGCGCCGCCGCGTCTGCTGATGAAGGACAACGACTCGGCGCGGGTGCTGCGGTCGCGACTGCGCTTCCGCTTGAGCGATGTCGATCGCCATGGCCCGTTGCGCGACGAGCGCATCGCGGTCGGCGACGACGATGCCCTGGCGCGCATGTTCTGCACGATCACCTTGCAGCTGTGCCTGGTCGCAGTGCTGGAGGGCGTGGCGGCCGGCGATGCGCCGTTGCGCGGCGCGATGTACAGGACGCTGCGCGAGGCGTTGTCGTCGGCGTTGCAGGGCTTGCAGGCCGAAGGCATCGACACCGCGCCGGCCTGGGCGCTGCTGCGCGCGCCGCGCCTGCCGGTCAAGTACCTGCTGTGTGCCGGCAGCCTCTACAGCAAGAAGGCCACCGGCGCGGCCGACATCAACAAGTTCTATGGCGACAGCGGTCCGAACTTCATGCTCGCGACCGCCGAGGACGACGATGGTGTCGTGCCCGCGCCGCGGACCGCGTCCGAACCTGCGAGTGAGGCGGCCTGA